In the Calditrichota bacterium genome, one interval contains:
- a CDS encoding NAD(P)-dependent alcohol dehydrogenase, producing the protein MKAIVYSQYGNPEVLKLKDIDKPVPKSNEVLIKIYATSLNASDGEFLKGRPFYTRMWGLFKPGKTILGSDIAGVVEACGEEVKEFKKGDAVFGDIFDFWGGLAEYVCVPANRLLLKPGSISFEKASSIPQAALVALQGLRDNGKVQPGQKVLINGAGGGSGSFAVQLAKLFGAHVTCVDSLQKFELMRLLGADEVIDYTQEDFTENRQKYDLILDLIASHSIFHYKRALTKKGVYIMVGGNIPHLLQTAVFGSIISLTGKRKMGILGAKPNKGLADIIQFIESGKIKPVVDRTFKLDETPEAFKVLIEENVKGKIVIRINQEEK; encoded by the coding sequence ATGAAAGCCATCGTTTATAGCCAATATGGAAATCCGGAAGTTTTAAAATTAAAAGATATCGATAAACCTGTTCCAAAAAGTAATGAAGTTTTAATAAAAATATATGCCACATCGCTTAACGCATCCGATGGTGAGTTTCTAAAAGGACGTCCGTTTTATACTAGAATGTGGGGATTATTTAAGCCCGGAAAAACCATCCTTGGTTCCGATATTGCCGGCGTTGTTGAAGCTTGTGGAGAAGAAGTAAAAGAGTTTAAAAAGGGAGATGCTGTATTCGGTGATATCTTTGATTTCTGGGGAGGATTGGCTGAATATGTTTGTGTACCCGCAAACAGGCTTTTATTAAAACCGGGAAGTATATCATTTGAAAAAGCTTCCTCCATTCCGCAAGCTGCACTTGTGGCCCTTCAGGGACTTCGTGATAATGGAAAAGTGCAACCGGGGCAAAAGGTATTGATAAACGGTGCCGGTGGTGGGTCTGGCAGTTTTGCAGTTCAATTGGCAAAATTATTTGGTGCCCATGTTACCTGCGTCGATAGTTTACAGAAGTTTGAGCTGATGCGTTTACTTGGCGCTGATGAAGTTATAGATTATACCCAGGAAGATTTTACTGAGAACAGGCAAAAATATGATTTGATTCTCGATCTCATTGCAAGTCACTCAATTTTTCATTATAAACGCGCGCTTACAAAAAAAGGTGTCTACATAATGGTTGGTGGAAACATTCCTCATCTACTTCAAACTGCTGTTTTTGGATCAATAATTTCATTAACCGGGAAAAGGAAAATGGGCATCCTCGGCGCAAAACCAAACAAAGGATTAGCTGACATAATACAATTTATTGAATCCGGAAAAATTAAACCGGTTGTTGACAGAACATTCAAATTGGATGAGACGCCTGAAGCTTTTAAAGTACTTATTGAGGAAAATGTAAAAGGGAAAATTGTAATACGAATAAATCAGGAAGAAAAATAA